A single genomic interval of Shewanella halotolerans harbors:
- the barA gene encoding two-component sensor histidine kinase BarA: MTKYSLRAWVLVLALAPTILVGILLGSYFTINRFYELEESLIERGGNIIEPLAISAEIGLETKNFETTKRLITSVQLNKSNLVQFIAIFDTNNRVIVTSHHYKSHEFMRYNEPIDSLQTTEVEQFGDSIIMRSPIFSSQRELVVSPYDSNSMAQQVNSAKLGYIAVLLNKENALLEQHRAAVAAFIIVLIGVQLNLLFTFRLVKNVTHPITEMVRVVAKIREGKLDTRVDGNLIGELDLLKRGINAMAGSLSEYHEEMQQNIDQATSDLRETLEQIEIQNVELDLAKKRALEASRIKSEFLANMSHELRTPLNGVIGFAKQLLKTPLHASQQDYIKTIEKSATNLLGIINDILDFSKLEAGKMELENMPFALREVIDDTISLLANSAKEKDLELVVDIEPSINDNVSGDALRVSQVITNLVGNAIKFTDSGSVHLKMRLTSEEAEKVNVRCEITDTGIGIDKPHQAQLFQAFGQADSSISRRFGGTGLGLIITKRLINRMGGQIGCISAPGKGSTFWFTLPLKLSPYPISQPLETDNLIDKTVLLFEPRELSRKVHENLLSHWGMQSVSITTAEDLARVAGEEGRHFDYAIISCNDLASSPNLLNVLNKIAKISDYTLYLCSSTDSAAKMSLIQPNVDKVMQAPVGERALAVTLINPHRAQYEAMPFQEAVKETQEREPMSVLAVDDNPANLKLIKTLLKELVTQVTVTDNGQEAVEIAKAKSFDLIFMDIQMPGTDGFSATKQIREQSLNRNTPIVAVTAHAIAEERERIDQSGMDGYLPKPIDEAALKSVISRWKTRPQFTHFDQHTLNWDLCLTQANQKTSLALEMLQMLVDSLPETREHISGALERQDSQAMVSHVHKLHGASCYCGVPTTQRLCREIEQSLKQNASVDLVEPEILELLDELSKVESAANQVIAQLSMDVIDE, from the coding sequence ATGACTAAATACAGCCTGAGAGCCTGGGTTCTCGTGCTGGCCTTAGCGCCCACTATTTTGGTTGGTATTTTACTTGGCAGCTATTTTACCATAAATCGTTTCTATGAGCTGGAAGAAAGCTTAATCGAACGAGGCGGCAACATTATCGAGCCGCTGGCCATCTCCGCCGAGATCGGATTGGAAACCAAAAACTTCGAGACCACCAAACGCCTGATCACCTCGGTGCAGCTCAATAAGTCCAACCTGGTGCAGTTTATCGCCATCTTCGACACCAACAACCGGGTGATAGTGACCTCTCATCACTATAAGAGCCACGAGTTTATGCGCTACAACGAGCCTATCGACTCGCTGCAGACCACAGAGGTGGAGCAGTTTGGCGACAGCATCATCATGCGCAGCCCCATCTTCTCCAGTCAACGCGAACTTGTGGTCAGCCCCTACGACAGCAACTCCATGGCCCAGCAGGTCAACTCCGCCAAGCTCGGCTATATCGCCGTGCTGCTCAACAAGGAGAACGCCCTGCTGGAGCAGCACAGGGCCGCGGTAGCCGCCTTCATCATAGTCCTGATCGGCGTGCAGCTGAACCTGCTGTTTACCTTCCGCCTGGTGAAAAACGTCACCCATCCCATCACAGAGATGGTGCGCGTGGTAGCCAAGATCCGCGAAGGCAAGCTGGACACTAGGGTCGATGGCAACCTTATCGGTGAGCTTGACCTGCTCAAGCGAGGTATCAACGCCATGGCGGGCTCCTTGTCGGAATACCATGAGGAGATGCAGCAGAATATCGATCAGGCGACCTCAGATCTGCGCGAGACCCTGGAGCAGATCGAAATCCAAAACGTCGAGCTGGATCTCGCCAAGAAGCGCGCCCTGGAGGCCAGCCGCATCAAGTCAGAGTTCTTGGCCAACATGTCCCACGAGCTGCGCACGCCGCTCAACGGGGTGATCGGCTTCGCCAAACAGCTATTGAAGACGCCGCTACACGCCAGTCAGCAGGACTACATCAAGACTATCGAGAAGAGCGCCACCAACCTCTTGGGGATCATCAACGACATCCTCGACTTCTCTAAGCTGGAGGCGGGCAAGATGGAGCTGGAGAACATGCCCTTTGCCCTGCGTGAGGTGATCGACGACACCATCTCTCTGCTGGCCAACAGCGCCAAGGAGAAAGATCTCGAGCTGGTGGTAGATATCGAGCCGAGCATCAACGACAACGTCTCAGGCGATGCCCTGCGGGTCAGCCAGGTGATCACAAACCTGGTGGGCAACGCCATCAAGTTTACCGACAGCGGCAGCGTGCACCTCAAGATGCGCCTGACCAGCGAAGAGGCCGAGAAGGTCAATGTTCGCTGCGAGATCACCGACACAGGCATAGGCATAGACAAGCCCCACCAGGCACAGCTATTCCAGGCCTTCGGCCAGGCAGACTCCTCTATCTCGCGTCGCTTCGGCGGCACAGGCCTCGGGCTTATCATCACCAAGCGCCTGATCAACCGCATGGGCGGTCAAATTGGCTGTATCTCGGCGCCGGGTAAGGGCTCAACCTTCTGGTTCACCCTGCCCCTCAAGCTGAGTCCCTACCCCATCAGTCAGCCGCTTGAAACCGACAACCTCATCGACAAGACGGTGCTCCTGTTCGAGCCGCGGGAGCTGTCACGCAAGGTCCATGAAAACCTGCTTAGCCACTGGGGCATGCAGAGTGTCAGCATCACCACAGCCGAAGATCTGGCCCGGGTGGCGGGCGAAGAGGGCCGCCATTTCGACTATGCCATCATCAGCTGCAACGATTTGGCCAGCAGCCCTAACCTGCTGAACGTACTCAATAAGATAGCCAAGATCAGCGACTACACCCTTTACCTGTGTAGCAGCACAGACAGCGCCGCCAAGATGAGCCTGATCCAGCCCAATGTAGACAAGGTGATGCAGGCGCCGGTGGGCGAGCGCGCCCTGGCCGTCACCCTGATCAATCCCCACCGCGCCCAATATGAGGCCATGCCTTTCCAGGAAGCGGTCAAAGAAACCCAGGAGCGCGAACCCATGAGCGTGCTGGCGGTGGATGATAACCCCGCTAACCTCAAGCTGATTAAGACCCTGCTCAAGGAACTGGTTACTCAGGTGACGGTCACAGACAACGGCCAAGAGGCGGTGGAGATCGCCAAGGCCAAGAGCTTCGATCTCATCTTCATGGATATTCAGATGCCGGGCACCGACGGCTTTAGCGCCACCAAGCAGATACGTGAGCAATCACTTAATCGCAATACGCCGATTGTCGCCGTGACCGCCCACGCCATCGCGGAGGAACGCGAGCGCATCGATCAGAGCGGCATGGATGGTTACCTGCCTAAGCCAATCGATGAGGCGGCGCTGAAGAGCGTGATCAGCCGCTGGAAGACCCGGCCGCAGTTTACCCATTTCGACCAGCACACCCTCAATTGGGATCTCTGTCTGACCCAGGCCAACCAGAAAACCAGTCTGGCGCTGGAGATGCTGCAGATGCTGGTCGACTCCCTGCCCGAGACCCGTGAGCACATCTCGGGCGCCCTCGAGCGTCAGGACAGCCAAGCCATGGTCAGCCATGTGCACAAGCTCCACGGCGCCAGCTGCTACTGCGGCGTGCCGACCACTCAGCGACTCTGTCGAGAGATTGAACAGTCACTCAAGCAAAATGCCAGCGTCGATCTGGTCGAGCCTGAAATACTTGAGTTACTTGACGAGCTTTCTAAGGTAGAATCGGCCGCAAATCAAGTAATAGCCCAGTTATCTATGGATGTGATCGATGAGTAA
- a CDS encoding YjaG family protein, which translates to MSNKPGFFKRLKALEPEQKKLFAIALCQRMYPNYQLFSEVCEFGDPQVLDTVLNLLWQSMYDQKLKLNIDLYLERLDLNTPEPSDFDVYGVYPAMDAAVALTSLLSAIQSKVEDDITNISKLSSATVANYIEATLEEEMDEEALDDHIFNHEVMQEEKALQASLLEIIEENPKITADFVKALRKELVQAGVSNIGISVGA; encoded by the coding sequence ATGAGTAATAAACCCGGGTTTTTCAAGCGCCTCAAGGCCCTCGAACCAGAACAGAAGAAGCTGTTCGCCATCGCCCTTTGCCAACGCATGTACCCTAACTACCAGCTGTTCAGCGAGGTCTGCGAATTTGGTGACCCACAGGTGCTCGATACCGTGCTCAACCTGCTATGGCAATCCATGTACGATCAGAAGCTGAAACTAAATATCGATCTCTACCTCGAGCGACTGGATCTCAACACGCCCGAGCCGAGCGATTTCGACGTCTACGGCGTCTATCCTGCCATGGACGCCGCCGTCGCCCTCACCTCACTGCTTAGCGCCATTCAGAGCAAGGTGGAAGACGACATCACCAACATCAGCAAGCTCTCTTCTGCTACTGTGGCTAACTATATCGAGGCCACACTCGAGGAGGAGATGGATGAAGAAGCACTGGATGATCATATCTTCAATCACGAGGTGATGCAGGAAGAGAAGGCACTTCAGGCATCTTTGCTGGAGATTATCGAAGAGAACCCTAAGATCACCGCCGACTTCGTCAAGGCGCTGCGCAAGGAGTTAGTGCAGGCAGGCGTATCTAACATAGGGATCTCAGTAGGCGCCTAA
- a CDS encoding AEC family transporter has product MLTTLSPLFVVFGIMVTGFIVQKARLLPEGSDNVLNQYVYYIAFPAIMMIVLAETPIEEIANWGFIGGYSLAMTLIYLLTGLLSLWLQPKDKPLAAIRALNTTFGNTSFIGIPLMMMLFPGDQLALAAAALASLLSVTIFAIVLAQLALFQGQTDSALKTVFFALIQNPIILGSLAGVAISAAHIELYRPIAEIIRQFGMTSSPCALFAIGMVLCKANQGGRNAAGIQSRLAELAMLNLSKLLLQPLLAYLLLGALGVSGQLLQMGVILAALPTAASVYLLAHRFNVGATSSAQTISLGIVISFATIPLLHHWLDSGSASLF; this is encoded by the coding sequence ATGTTAACCACTCTCTCGCCACTCTTTGTCGTGTTTGGCATCATGGTCACCGGTTTTATCGTGCAAAAGGCGCGGCTACTGCCCGAGGGCAGCGACAACGTCCTCAATCAGTATGTCTATTACATCGCCTTTCCGGCGATCATGATGATAGTGCTGGCCGAGACCCCGATCGAAGAGATCGCCAACTGGGGATTTATTGGCGGCTACAGCCTGGCCATGACACTCATCTATCTGCTAACCGGCCTGCTGTCACTCTGGTTACAGCCCAAGGATAAGCCCCTCGCGGCCATTCGCGCCCTCAACACCACCTTTGGTAACACCTCCTTCATCGGCATTCCGCTGATGATGATGCTGTTTCCCGGCGATCAACTGGCGTTGGCCGCAGCCGCCTTGGCTAGCCTTTTATCGGTAACCATATTTGCCATAGTGCTGGCCCAGCTGGCGCTGTTTCAGGGACAGACAGATAGCGCACTCAAGACAGTATTTTTCGCCCTCATTCAAAACCCCATCATACTGGGAAGCCTGGCCGGGGTAGCGATATCCGCCGCCCATATTGAGCTTTATCGCCCCATCGCCGAGATCATCCGGCAATTTGGCATGACCTCCAGCCCCTGCGCCCTGTTCGCCATCGGCATGGTGCTGTGCAAGGCCAATCAGGGGGGCAGAAACGCCGCCGGCATTCAGTCACGCCTTGCCGAGCTGGCCATGCTTAACCTGAGTAAGCTGCTGCTACAGCCCCTGCTGGCCTATCTGCTACTGGGCGCCTTAGGGGTAAGCGGACAACTGCTACAGATGGGGGTGATTCTGGCCGCCCTGCCCACCGCCGCCAGCGTCTACCTGCTGGCCCACAGATTCAACGTAGGTGCCACCAGTAGCGCCCAGACCATCAGCCTGGGAATAGTGATCAGCTTTGCCACCATTCCGCTGCTGCACCATTGGCTGGATTCGGGCAGCGCAAGCTTGTTTTAA
- the recN gene encoding DNA repair protein RecN, whose amino-acid sequence MLCQLSINNFAIVRFLELDFKSGMTSITGETGAGKSIAIDALGLCLGNRADANTVRPGASKAEVSARFALDDIPLAKRWLEDNDLELDDECILRRTIGSDGRSRAYINGNPVPLNQMRALGQLLIGIHGQHAHHAMLKSEHQLTLLDSYANHKMLLEACSASYQRFKLIQKELSQLQQSQHERIARKQLLQYQVEELDEFALGEEEFDEIEAEHKKLANGTALIQACQRTLYLLQDNEEGAIESLLNMSLDQAQELEGYDPELKGVGNMLNDALIQVQESSSELQRYLDKLELDPDHFAALEQRLSKIMMLARKHHVNAKDLYQHHQTLSQELSELDSDEEKLDEIAQQLESCRESFIAHAQKLSQSRERYAKELDKQVTRSIHELSMPKGKFIIDVQFNPEMMSPNGCDTVEFQVTTNPGQPLQPIAKVASGGELSRIGLGIQVITAKKVATPTLIFDEVDVGISGPTAAVVGKMLRALGESTQVLCVTHLPQVAGNGHQHMFVNKQSKAGQTETSMVPLDKGQRIEELARLLGGDVITNNTLANAKELLQS is encoded by the coding sequence ATGCTTTGTCAGCTCAGCATCAATAACTTTGCCATTGTCCGCTTTTTAGAACTCGACTTTAAGTCTGGGATGACCAGCATCACAGGCGAAACCGGCGCGGGGAAGTCGATTGCCATCGATGCCTTAGGCTTATGCCTGGGCAATCGCGCCGATGCCAATACCGTCAGACCGGGCGCCAGCAAGGCCGAAGTCAGTGCCCGCTTCGCCCTCGACGATATCCCGCTGGCCAAACGTTGGTTAGAAGACAATGACCTTGAGCTAGACGACGAATGTATCCTGCGCCGCACCATAGGCAGCGACGGTCGCTCACGCGCCTACATCAACGGTAACCCTGTGCCCCTCAACCAGATGCGCGCCCTAGGCCAGCTGCTTATCGGCATTCACGGCCAACATGCCCACCACGCCATGTTAAAGAGTGAGCATCAACTTACCCTGCTCGACAGCTATGCCAACCACAAGATGTTGCTCGAAGCCTGTAGCGCCAGCTACCAGCGCTTCAAGCTGATCCAAAAGGAGTTGAGCCAGCTACAGCAGTCGCAACATGAGCGCATCGCCCGCAAGCAGCTGCTGCAATATCAGGTCGAAGAGTTGGACGAATTCGCCCTGGGCGAAGAAGAGTTTGACGAGATAGAGGCCGAGCATAAGAAACTGGCCAACGGCACTGCCCTAATCCAGGCCTGCCAGCGCACCCTCTACCTGCTACAGGATAATGAAGAGGGCGCCATAGAATCGCTGCTCAACATGAGTCTGGATCAGGCCCAAGAGCTCGAAGGTTACGATCCCGAGCTTAAAGGGGTGGGTAACATGCTTAACGATGCCCTGATCCAGGTACAGGAGAGTAGCAGTGAGCTGCAACGCTACCTAGATAAACTGGAGCTGGACCCGGATCATTTTGCGGCCCTGGAGCAACGCCTGTCGAAGATCATGATGCTGGCACGTAAGCACCACGTAAACGCCAAAGATCTCTATCAGCATCACCAGACGCTGAGCCAGGAGCTGAGCGAGCTGGACTCGGATGAGGAGAAGCTCGATGAGATCGCCCAGCAACTCGAGAGCTGCCGCGAGAGCTTCATCGCCCACGCCCAGAAGCTCAGCCAGAGCCGCGAGCGTTACGCCAAGGAGCTGGACAAGCAGGTTACCCGCTCGATTCATGAGCTCAGCATGCCCAAGGGAAAGTTTATCATCGACGTGCAGTTCAACCCCGAGATGATGTCACCCAACGGCTGCGATACTGTGGAGTTTCAGGTGACCACCAACCCGGGTCAGCCGCTGCAACCCATCGCCAAGGTAGCCTCGGGCGGCGAGCTGTCGCGTATCGGTCTGGGCATCCAGGTGATCACCGCCAAGAAGGTCGCCACCCCGACCCTCATCTTCGACGAGGTCGACGTTGGGATCTCAGGCCCGACCGCCGCCGTGGTGGGCAAGATGCTGCGCGCTCTGGGCGAGTCCACCCAGGTGCTGTGTGTGACTCACCTGCCTCAGGTTGCTGGCAATGGTCATCAACATATGTTCGTCAACAAGCAGAGCAAGGCGGGACAAACCGAGACCTCCATGGTGCCGCTGGACAAGGGACAGCGTATCGAAGAGCTGGCGCGCCTGCTTGGTGGCGATGTCATCACCAACAACACCCTGGCCAACGCCAAGGAGTTACTACAGAGCTAA
- a CDS encoding GFA family protein, which produces MDDKSPNQNRSDVEYSGSCLCGGVAFSLVGRFDAFYLCHCNRCQKGTGSLHGANLFSNHLALVLRRGEALLQTFKVPNSRHRRCFCKVCGSPMPYRLEALNLVVVPAGCLDVEVPITPTAKLFMAERANWGEELQSVPGFDRLPE; this is translated from the coding sequence ATGGATGATAAGAGCCCTAATCAAAACAGGTCGGACGTTGAGTATAGTGGCAGCTGTCTTTGTGGCGGCGTAGCTTTTAGCTTAGTGGGTCGTTTCGATGCTTTCTATTTGTGTCATTGTAACCGTTGTCAAAAGGGCACCGGTTCGCTGCATGGGGCCAACCTGTTTTCCAATCATTTAGCCCTTGTCTTGCGGCGTGGCGAGGCGTTGCTGCAAACCTTTAAGGTGCCGAACAGTCGTCATAGGCGCTGCTTCTGCAAGGTGTGCGGCTCGCCTATGCCTTATCGGCTGGAGGCGTTAAATCTGGTCGTGGTGCCTGCAGGCTGTCTGGATGTCGAGGTGCCCATTACGCCGACGGCAAAGCTGTTTATGGCAGAGCGGGCGAATTGGGGGGAAGAACTCCAATCTGTGCCCGGTTTCGATCGTCTACCGGAATAA
- a CDS encoding phosphatidylglycerophosphatase A family protein, with protein sequence MQLWSTDPVLKKLSLANPVHFLALGFGSGLAAKAPGTFGTLAAIPLYLLMAGLPLGWYLGLTLLSVLAGFYICDKASKDMGVHDHGAIVWDEVAGLLITLIAAPAGWLWVMVGFGLFRFFDILKPWPIKVLDAKVHGGIGIMIDDVLAGVFAFLCLQGIVYLVG encoded by the coding sequence ATGCAGTTATGGTCGACCGATCCGGTTCTTAAAAAGCTTTCACTGGCAAACCCTGTTCATTTTCTGGCCCTGGGCTTCGGCTCAGGCCTCGCCGCTAAGGCGCCTGGCACCTTCGGCACCCTGGCGGCAATTCCGCTTTATCTACTCATGGCCGGGTTGCCCCTGGGCTGGTATCTGGGGCTGACGCTCCTTAGCGTGCTTGCCGGTTTCTATATCTGCGACAAGGCCTCTAAGGATATGGGAGTGCACGACCATGGCGCCATCGTCTGGGATGAGGTGGCGGGTCTGCTTATTACCCTTATTGCCGCACCAGCGGGTTGGCTCTGGGTGATGGTTGGCTTCGGATTATTTCGCTTCTTCGATATCCTCAAGCCTTGGCCTATCAAGGTGCTGGACGCCAAGGTCCATGGCGGTATCGGCATCATGATAGATGACGTGCTCGCCGGCGTGTTTGCGTTTTTGTGCCTGCAGGGAATTGTCTATTTGGTAGGATAG